Proteins from one Poecile atricapillus isolate bPoeAtr1 chromosome 14, bPoeAtr1.hap1, whole genome shotgun sequence genomic window:
- the COPS3 gene encoding COP9 signalosome complex subunit 3 isoform X4 — MQMNTNQLTSIHADLCQLCLLAKCFKPALPYLDVDMMDICKENGAYDAKHFLCYYYYGGMIYTGLKNFERALYFYEQAITTPAMAVSHIMLESYKKYILVSLILLGKVQQLPKYTSQIVGRFIKPLSNAYHELAQVYSTNKPSELRNLVNKHSETFTRDNNMGLVKQCLSSLYKKNIQRLTKTFLTLSLQDMASRVQLSGPQEAEKYVLHMIEDGEIFASINQKDGMVCFHDNPEKYNNPAMLHNIDQEMLKCIELDERLKAMDQEITVNPQFVQKSMGSQEDDSGTKPSSYS; from the exons ATGCAGATGAACACAAACCAGCTGACCTCAATACATGCAGATCTCTGCCAG CTCTGTTTGTTAGCAAAATGCTTTAAACCTGCCCTCCCGTATCTAGATGTGGACATGATGGATATTTGTAAAGAGAATGGGGCATATGATGCGAAGCACTTTTTATGTTACTACTACTATGGTGGGATGATATACACTGGGCTAAAGAACTTTGAAAGAGCACTCTACTTTTATGAACAG GCAATAACTACTCCAGCAATGGCAGTCAGTCATATTATGTTGGAATCATATAAAAAGTATATCCTAGTTTCTTTGATACTACTTGGTAAAGTTCAGCAGCTACCAAAATACACTTCCCAGATAGTTGGTAGATTCATTAAG CCTCTTAGCAATGCTTACCATGAATTAGCACAAGTTTATTCAACCAATAAACCCTCGGAGCTTCGAAATCTGGTGAACAAACACAGTGAAACTTTCACAAGAGATAACAATATGGGGCTGGTTAAGCAATGCTTGTCATCCCTCTACAAAAAGAATATTCAGAGGCTAACCAAG acatttttaACATTGTCATTACAAGACATGGCAAGTCGAGTGCAGCTGTCGGGGCcccaagaagcagaaaaatacgTCCTCCACATG ATAGAAGATGGTGAAATCTTTGCAAGTATTAATCAGAAAGATGgtatggtctgtttccatgatAATCCTGAAAAATATAACAATCCAGCTATGCTTCATAACATTGATCAGGAG ATGCTGAAATGTATAGAGCTCGATGAACGACTGAAAGCCATGGATCAAGAGATCACTGTGAACCCTCAGTTTGTGCAGAAG AGTATGGGCTCTCAAGAAGATGACTCAGGGACCAAACCATCCAGTTATTCTTGA
- the COPS3 gene encoding COP9 signalosome complex subunit 3 isoform X1, which translates to MASALEQFVNSVRQLSAQGQMTQLCELINKSGELLAKNLSHLDTVLGALDVQEHSLGVLAVLFVKFSMPSIPDFETLFSQVQLFISTCNGEHIRYATDTFAGLCHQLTNALVERKQPLRGISILRQAIDKMQMNTNQLTSIHADLCQLCLLAKCFKPALPYLDVDMMDICKENGAYDAKHFLCYYYYGGMIYTGLKNFERALYFYEQAITTPAMAVSHIMLESYKKYILVSLILLGKVQQLPKYTSQIVGRFIKPLSNAYHELAQVYSTNKPSELRNLVNKHSETFTRDNNMGLVKQCLSSLYKKNIQRLTKTFLTLSLQDMASRVQLSGPQEAEKYVLHMIEDGEIFASINQKDGMVCFHDNPEKYNNPAMLHNIDQEMLKCIELDERLKAMDQEITVNPQFVQKSMGSQEDDSGTKPSSYS; encoded by the exons ATGGCGTCGGCCCTGGAGCAGTTCGTCAACAGCGTCCGGCAGCTCTCGGCCCAGG ggcAAATGACCCAGCTTTGTGAACTgatcaataaaagtggagagCTGCTAGCAAAAAATCTTTCCCATCTGGATACAGTGCTCGGTGCCCTGGATGTACAGGAACACTCACTAGGTGTTCTTGCTGTCTT gTTTGTGAAGTTTTCTATGCCCAGCATCCCTGACTTCGAAACGTTATTCTCACAGGTGCAGCTTTTTATCAGCACTTGCAATGGAGAACACATTAGATATGCAACAGACACTT TTGCTGGCCTGTGCCACCAGTTAACAAATGCCCTTGTGGAGAGAAAACAG CCCCTGCGAGGAATTAGCATTCTCAGACAAGCCATAGACAAGATGCAGATGAACACAAACCAGCTGACCTCAATACATGCAGATCTCTGCCAG CTCTGTTTGTTAGCAAAATGCTTTAAACCTGCCCTCCCGTATCTAGATGTGGACATGATGGATATTTGTAAAGAGAATGGGGCATATGATGCGAAGCACTTTTTATGTTACTACTACTATGGTGGGATGATATACACTGGGCTAAAGAACTTTGAAAGAGCACTCTACTTTTATGAACAG GCAATAACTACTCCAGCAATGGCAGTCAGTCATATTATGTTGGAATCATATAAAAAGTATATCCTAGTTTCTTTGATACTACTTGGTAAAGTTCAGCAGCTACCAAAATACACTTCCCAGATAGTTGGTAGATTCATTAAG CCTCTTAGCAATGCTTACCATGAATTAGCACAAGTTTATTCAACCAATAAACCCTCGGAGCTTCGAAATCTGGTGAACAAACACAGTGAAACTTTCACAAGAGATAACAATATGGGGCTGGTTAAGCAATGCTTGTCATCCCTCTACAAAAAGAATATTCAGAGGCTAACCAAG acatttttaACATTGTCATTACAAGACATGGCAAGTCGAGTGCAGCTGTCGGGGCcccaagaagcagaaaaatacgTCCTCCACATG ATAGAAGATGGTGAAATCTTTGCAAGTATTAATCAGAAAGATGgtatggtctgtttccatgatAATCCTGAAAAATATAACAATCCAGCTATGCTTCATAACATTGATCAGGAG ATGCTGAAATGTATAGAGCTCGATGAACGACTGAAAGCCATGGATCAAGAGATCACTGTGAACCCTCAGTTTGTGCAGAAG AGTATGGGCTCTCAAGAAGATGACTCAGGGACCAAACCATCCAGTTATTCTTGA
- the COPS3 gene encoding COP9 signalosome complex subunit 3 isoform X3 → MASALEQFVNSVRQLSAQGQMTQLCELINKSGELLAKNLSHLDTVLGALDVQEHSLGVLAVLFVKFSMPSIPDFETLFSQVQLFISTCNGEHIRYATDTFAGLCHQLTNALVERKQPLRGISILRQAIDKMQMNTNQLTSIHADLCQAITTPAMAVSHIMLESYKKYILVSLILLGKVQQLPKYTSQIVGRFIKPLSNAYHELAQVYSTNKPSELRNLVNKHSETFTRDNNMGLVKQCLSSLYKKNIQRLTKTFLTLSLQDMASRVQLSGPQEAEKYVLHMIEDGEIFASINQKDGMVCFHDNPEKYNNPAMLHNIDQEMLKCIELDERLKAMDQEITVNPQFVQKSMGSQEDDSGTKPSSYS, encoded by the exons ATGGCGTCGGCCCTGGAGCAGTTCGTCAACAGCGTCCGGCAGCTCTCGGCCCAGG ggcAAATGACCCAGCTTTGTGAACTgatcaataaaagtggagagCTGCTAGCAAAAAATCTTTCCCATCTGGATACAGTGCTCGGTGCCCTGGATGTACAGGAACACTCACTAGGTGTTCTTGCTGTCTT gTTTGTGAAGTTTTCTATGCCCAGCATCCCTGACTTCGAAACGTTATTCTCACAGGTGCAGCTTTTTATCAGCACTTGCAATGGAGAACACATTAGATATGCAACAGACACTT TTGCTGGCCTGTGCCACCAGTTAACAAATGCCCTTGTGGAGAGAAAACAG CCCCTGCGAGGAATTAGCATTCTCAGACAAGCCATAGACAAGATGCAGATGAACACAAACCAGCTGACCTCAATACATGCAGATCTCTGCCAG GCAATAACTACTCCAGCAATGGCAGTCAGTCATATTATGTTGGAATCATATAAAAAGTATATCCTAGTTTCTTTGATACTACTTGGTAAAGTTCAGCAGCTACCAAAATACACTTCCCAGATAGTTGGTAGATTCATTAAG CCTCTTAGCAATGCTTACCATGAATTAGCACAAGTTTATTCAACCAATAAACCCTCGGAGCTTCGAAATCTGGTGAACAAACACAGTGAAACTTTCACAAGAGATAACAATATGGGGCTGGTTAAGCAATGCTTGTCATCCCTCTACAAAAAGAATATTCAGAGGCTAACCAAG acatttttaACATTGTCATTACAAGACATGGCAAGTCGAGTGCAGCTGTCGGGGCcccaagaagcagaaaaatacgTCCTCCACATG ATAGAAGATGGTGAAATCTTTGCAAGTATTAATCAGAAAGATGgtatggtctgtttccatgatAATCCTGAAAAATATAACAATCCAGCTATGCTTCATAACATTGATCAGGAG ATGCTGAAATGTATAGAGCTCGATGAACGACTGAAAGCCATGGATCAAGAGATCACTGTGAACCCTCAGTTTGTGCAGAAG AGTATGGGCTCTCAAGAAGATGACTCAGGGACCAAACCATCCAGTTATTCTTGA
- the COPS3 gene encoding COP9 signalosome complex subunit 3 isoform X2, translating into MKTFVKGQMTQLCELINKSGELLAKNLSHLDTVLGALDVQEHSLGVLAVLFVKFSMPSIPDFETLFSQVQLFISTCNGEHIRYATDTFAGLCHQLTNALVERKQPLRGISILRQAIDKMQMNTNQLTSIHADLCQLCLLAKCFKPALPYLDVDMMDICKENGAYDAKHFLCYYYYGGMIYTGLKNFERALYFYEQAITTPAMAVSHIMLESYKKYILVSLILLGKVQQLPKYTSQIVGRFIKPLSNAYHELAQVYSTNKPSELRNLVNKHSETFTRDNNMGLVKQCLSSLYKKNIQRLTKTFLTLSLQDMASRVQLSGPQEAEKYVLHMIEDGEIFASINQKDGMVCFHDNPEKYNNPAMLHNIDQEMLKCIELDERLKAMDQEITVNPQFVQKSMGSQEDDSGTKPSSYS; encoded by the exons ATGAAGACTTTTGTTAAGG ggcAAATGACCCAGCTTTGTGAACTgatcaataaaagtggagagCTGCTAGCAAAAAATCTTTCCCATCTGGATACAGTGCTCGGTGCCCTGGATGTACAGGAACACTCACTAGGTGTTCTTGCTGTCTT gTTTGTGAAGTTTTCTATGCCCAGCATCCCTGACTTCGAAACGTTATTCTCACAGGTGCAGCTTTTTATCAGCACTTGCAATGGAGAACACATTAGATATGCAACAGACACTT TTGCTGGCCTGTGCCACCAGTTAACAAATGCCCTTGTGGAGAGAAAACAG CCCCTGCGAGGAATTAGCATTCTCAGACAAGCCATAGACAAGATGCAGATGAACACAAACCAGCTGACCTCAATACATGCAGATCTCTGCCAG CTCTGTTTGTTAGCAAAATGCTTTAAACCTGCCCTCCCGTATCTAGATGTGGACATGATGGATATTTGTAAAGAGAATGGGGCATATGATGCGAAGCACTTTTTATGTTACTACTACTATGGTGGGATGATATACACTGGGCTAAAGAACTTTGAAAGAGCACTCTACTTTTATGAACAG GCAATAACTACTCCAGCAATGGCAGTCAGTCATATTATGTTGGAATCATATAAAAAGTATATCCTAGTTTCTTTGATACTACTTGGTAAAGTTCAGCAGCTACCAAAATACACTTCCCAGATAGTTGGTAGATTCATTAAG CCTCTTAGCAATGCTTACCATGAATTAGCACAAGTTTATTCAACCAATAAACCCTCGGAGCTTCGAAATCTGGTGAACAAACACAGTGAAACTTTCACAAGAGATAACAATATGGGGCTGGTTAAGCAATGCTTGTCATCCCTCTACAAAAAGAATATTCAGAGGCTAACCAAG acatttttaACATTGTCATTACAAGACATGGCAAGTCGAGTGCAGCTGTCGGGGCcccaagaagcagaaaaatacgTCCTCCACATG ATAGAAGATGGTGAAATCTTTGCAAGTATTAATCAGAAAGATGgtatggtctgtttccatgatAATCCTGAAAAATATAACAATCCAGCTATGCTTCATAACATTGATCAGGAG ATGCTGAAATGTATAGAGCTCGATGAACGACTGAAAGCCATGGATCAAGAGATCACTGTGAACCCTCAGTTTGTGCAGAAG AGTATGGGCTCTCAAGAAGATGACTCAGGGACCAAACCATCCAGTTATTCTTGA